One Mucilaginibacter ginkgonis genomic region harbors:
- a CDS encoding DUF6364 family protein, with translation MAKLVLDIDPEVIEDMTKSAEELHLSLSGYVEQFFIKKEANAAVAPHLKKEHELSDWVRSLVLAKEPTPDFDHKAEYGKHLEEKYGV, from the coding sequence ATGGCGAAGCTGGTATTAGATATTGACCCCGAGGTAATTGAAGACATGACAAAGTCTGCGGAAGAATTACATCTGTCGCTTTCTGGTTATGTTGAGCAATTTTTTATAAAAAAAGAAGCCAACGCTGCTGTGGCCCCTCATTTAAAAAAAGAGCATGAACTTTCTGATTGGGTGCGAAGCTTGGTACTCGCAAAAGAGCCCACACCAGATTTTGATCATAAGGCAGAATATGGTAAACATTTGGAAGAGAAATACGGCGTATGA
- a CDS encoding Rieske (2Fe-2S) protein, whose product MRYFIAAFSIFILGITSCSKDNGSYVPSVPVNFQAPLTDPRLVKLNSIGGSATISGYGVAGLIFYHNTDGSYVCFDRCSSYLPENKCAITIDDTGFTATDPCSGSKFSLTDGSPVKAPATRSLKQYAVSVTNNVIFVSN is encoded by the coding sequence ATGAGATATTTTATAGCTGCTTTTTCGATATTCATTTTAGGCATAACGTCTTGCAGTAAGGATAATGGCAGCTATGTACCCAGCGTCCCGGTAAACTTTCAGGCACCACTTACCGATCCACGTTTGGTGAAGCTCAACAGTATTGGCGGCAGCGCGACTATAAGCGGCTACGGGGTGGCAGGTTTGATTTTTTACCACAATACTGATGGCAGTTATGTATGCTTTGACCGCTGCAGCAGTTACCTGCCCGAAAATAAATGTGCCATTACTATCGATGATACAGGTTTTACCGCAACCGACCCATGCAGCGGTTCCAAATTTTCCCTTACGGACGGTTCACCGGTAAAAGCACCTGCCACACGCTCGCTTAAGCAGTATGCCGTAAGTGTGACTAATAATGTGATATTTGTGTCTAACTAA
- a CDS encoding Gfo/Idh/MocA family protein produces the protein MENRKLRMGMIGGGKDAFIGAVHRIAANMDGQIELVCGALSINPDVAKESGRMLFLDDDRTYTSYEDMINAEAALPADKRMDFVSIVTPNFAHFAPAMLALEKGFHVVIEKPITLTFDEAKQLKAKVEETGLLLLLTHTYAGYPMVKEAREVVKSGQLGKVRKINVEYLQGWLSRLSEREGNAQAAWRTDPSKSGKSGSMGDIGTHAAHLAEYITGLKITELCATLNTVVKGRALDDDGAVLLRFEDDATGTLIASQVAAGEENALKIRVYGENGSLEWAQMEPNSLIIKWLDKPMEIVRAGSGYQDRLSDLERANVRTPAGHPEGYLEAFGNHYRNFSHALRARLSGEDTKPEWLDYPSVDDGIRGMAFIENVVASSNSDQKWWKYQI, from the coding sequence ATGGAAAACAGGAAATTACGTATGGGTATGATCGGCGGCGGTAAAGATGCCTTTATTGGCGCTGTACACCGCATTGCCGCCAATATGGACGGACAGATAGAACTGGTATGCGGCGCGCTGAGCATTAACCCTGATGTAGCAAAAGAAAGCGGACGTATGCTCTTTTTAGACGACGACCGTACGTATACCAGCTATGAAGATATGATCAATGCCGAGGCTGCCTTACCGGCCGACAAACGCATGGATTTTGTATCTATAGTGACGCCGAATTTTGCCCACTTCGCGCCGGCAATGCTGGCTTTGGAGAAAGGCTTCCACGTGGTGATAGAAAAGCCTATAACCCTTACATTTGATGAGGCTAAGCAGCTTAAGGCAAAGGTTGAGGAAACCGGATTATTGCTGTTACTAACGCACACTTATGCCGGATACCCGATGGTTAAAGAAGCCCGCGAGGTAGTGAAGAGCGGTCAGTTAGGAAAAGTAAGGAAGATAAACGTAGAATATTTGCAAGGCTGGTTAAGCCGCCTGTCTGAGCGTGAAGGTAACGCGCAGGCTGCCTGGCGCACAGACCCGTCAAAATCGGGCAAAAGCGGTAGCATGGGCGATATTGGTACGCATGCCGCACACCTGGCAGAGTACATAACCGGTCTAAAGATCACTGAGCTATGCGCTACGTTGAACACTGTTGTAAAAGGCCGCGCGCTTGACGATGATGGCGCGGTGCTGTTACGGTTTGAAGACGATGCAACCGGTACACTCATTGCGTCGCAGGTAGCGGCCGGTGAAGAAAACGCGCTTAAGATTCGTGTGTATGGTGAAAATGGAAGTTTAGAATGGGCGCAGATGGAGCCAAACTCTCTGATTATAAAATGGCTGGACAAACCTATGGAGATCGTCCGGGCAGGTTCGGGATACCAGGACCGCTTGTCGGACCTTGAACGTGCCAACGTGCGCACGCCTGCTGGCCACCCCGAAGGTTACCTGGAAGCGTTTGGTAATCATTACCGGAATTTCTCACATGCCTTGCGTGCGAGACTGAGCGGCGAAGACACTAAACCTGAATGGCTGGATTATCCGTCTGTAGACGATGGTATCCGCGGGATGGCATTTATAGAAAATGTTGTTGCCTCGAGCAATAGCGACCAAAAATGGTGGAAATATCAGATATAG
- a CDS encoding PIN domain-containing protein yields MTNVYVDSDIILDALLRREPFYLAALNLIELAHNNTVRLHMSSSSFINVNYFLRKFFLGKTIETLKTLRLVLSIVIVDADTIDSALNSGFSDFEDGVQYYAAISAKAEYIITRNVKDYKNATIPVLTAEQFLRTVIK; encoded by the coding sequence ATGACCAATGTCTATGTAGACAGTGATATCATACTTGATGCACTATTACGACGCGAACCTTTTTATCTTGCGGCACTTAATCTTATTGAACTTGCGCATAACAATACGGTCAGGCTTCACATGTCGTCTTCTTCATTTATAAATGTTAATTATTTTTTAAGAAAGTTTTTTCTTGGAAAAACCATTGAAACGCTAAAAACCTTAAGGCTTGTTCTAAGTATCGTTATTGTAGATGCCGATACTATTGATTCTGCCTTAAATTCAGGTTTCTCAGATTTTGAAGACGGCGTGCAATATTATGCTGCAATAAGCGCGAAAGCGGAATACATCATTACCCGCAATGTAAAAGATTATAAAAACGCCACTATTCCGGTTCTCACGGCCGAACAATTTTTAAGAACAGTAATTAAATAA
- the pheS gene encoding phenylalanine--tRNA ligase subunit alpha — MQEKIDQYTADINAFNPANADELEAFRIKYLGTKGLIKDLFEEFKSVGPDEKRTFGKVLNQFKQMAEARYESLKESFATTNAGPKSDVDLTLPGTGIEVGSRHPLSLVQSEITDIFKRLGFVVAEGPEIEDDWHNFSALNFPEEHPARDMQDTFFIKKNAGKDDVALRTHTSSVQVRMMENGKPPFRAIMPGRVYRNEAISARAHCFFHQIEGLYVDENVSFADLKQTLYHFVQELYGEGTKVRFRPSYFPFTEPSAEMDISCTICKGAGCNMCKYSGWVEILGCGMVDPNVLENCGIDSTKYTGFAFGMGVERITNLKYEIRDLRLFSENDVRFLQQFKTELI, encoded by the coding sequence ATGCAAGAAAAAATAGATCAATATACTGCTGATATAAATGCTTTCAATCCGGCGAATGCCGATGAGTTGGAAGCATTCCGTATAAAATATCTGGGCACCAAAGGACTTATCAAGGATCTTTTTGAGGAGTTCAAAAGTGTAGGTCCCGATGAGAAACGCACGTTTGGCAAGGTGCTTAACCAGTTTAAGCAAATGGCCGAGGCAAGGTACGAATCTTTGAAGGAAAGCTTCGCCACCACAAATGCCGGCCCTAAATCTGATGTGGATCTAACTTTGCCTGGTACCGGAATCGAAGTCGGTTCGCGCCATCCGTTGTCTTTGGTGCAAAGCGAGATCACCGACATTTTCAAACGTTTAGGTTTCGTTGTCGCTGAGGGCCCCGAGATCGAGGACGACTGGCACAACTTCTCGGCATTAAATTTCCCCGAAGAGCACCCCGCCCGAGATATGCAGGACACCTTCTTTATCAAAAAGAATGCAGGCAAAGATGATGTTGCTTTGCGTACCCACACCTCATCTGTGCAGGTGCGCATGATGGAAAATGGTAAGCCACCTTTCCGCGCCATTATGCCTGGTCGTGTTTACCGTAACGAAGCTATCTCTGCCCGCGCCCATTGTTTCTTCCACCAGATTGAAGGTTTATATGTTGACGAGAATGTATCATTTGCCGATCTTAAGCAAACGCTGTATCATTTCGTTCAGGAACTTTATGGTGAGGGTACCAAAGTTCGTTTCCGGCCGTCATATTTCCCTTTTACAGAACCATCTGCAGAGATGGATATTTCCTGCACTATTTGTAAAGGCGCGGGTTGTAATATGTGTAAATACAGCGGATGGGTAGAGATATTAGGCTGCGGGATGGTAGACCCGAATGTTTTAGAGAATTGCGGCATCGATAGCACAAAATATACTGGCTTTGCTTTTGGTATGGGTGTAGAAAGAATTACCAACCTGAAATATGAGATACGCGACTTGCGTTTATTCTCTGAAAACGACGTGCGCTTTCTGCAACAATTTAAGACAGAACTGATATGA
- a CDS encoding glycoside hydrolase family 2 TIM barrel-domain containing protein: MKTYLIAACLLLSAVAWAQPSKVTVTQTASGYMLMRNGKPYFIKGAGGTNYMERLARYGGNSLRTWDTRNGGEILEKAQSLGLTVTMGLNVARERHGFNYDDTAAVRKQLETLRAEVRKYRNYPALLIWGIGNELNLEYKNPKVWDAVNDIAKMIHQEDPDHPATTMLAGVNPEVMKEIIARCPDIDLLSVQVYGGLAKVPDEIKATHWTKAYMVTEWGPTGHWESLQTPWKASIEETSSQKAMVYKSRYEASIAKDKNCLGSYVFLWGQKQERTPTWYGLFTEAGEENEVVDVMQYLWTGKYPANRAPHLSTLMLDGKQSSDFIYLQPGKSYALNYNVTDANGDTLTPRWELLPESTDLKNGGDRESRPQAIVGSVKISKPGEATLKAPNQAGAYRIFLYISDGKNKVATGNIPFYVK; this comes from the coding sequence ATGAAAACGTATTTAATTGCCGCCTGTCTGCTATTGTCAGCAGTAGCTTGGGCCCAACCTTCAAAGGTTACTGTTACACAAACCGCAAGCGGTTATATGCTTATGCGTAATGGTAAACCATATTTCATTAAGGGGGCCGGCGGCACCAATTACATGGAAAGGCTGGCAAGGTATGGCGGCAATTCGCTGCGTACCTGGGATACCCGCAACGGCGGTGAGATCCTTGAAAAAGCGCAATCACTCGGCTTGACAGTTACCATGGGCCTTAACGTCGCCCGTGAACGTCACGGATTTAATTATGATGATACTGCGGCAGTGCGTAAACAACTAGAAACGCTGCGGGCCGAAGTGCGCAAATACCGCAATTACCCGGCCTTGCTTATTTGGGGAATCGGCAATGAGTTAAACCTGGAATACAAGAACCCAAAAGTTTGGGATGCGGTGAATGACATAGCAAAAATGATCCATCAGGAAGACCCTGACCACCCGGCAACTACTATGCTGGCCGGTGTAAACCCTGAAGTGATGAAAGAAATAATAGCCCGGTGTCCGGATATAGATTTGCTGTCTGTGCAGGTTTATGGCGGACTTGCTAAGGTGCCTGACGAGATCAAGGCTACGCATTGGACCAAAGCTTACATGGTAACCGAGTGGGGTCCGACGGGCCATTGGGAAAGCTTGCAAACGCCGTGGAAAGCATCGATTGAAGAAACCAGCAGCCAAAAAGCTATGGTTTATAAAAGCAGGTATGAAGCATCTATAGCCAAAGACAAGAACTGCCTGGGCTCATATGTTTTTCTTTGGGGACAAAAGCAGGAGCGTACCCCAACATGGTATGGCTTATTCACAGAAGCCGGCGAAGAAAACGAAGTGGTAGATGTGATGCAGTACTTATGGACAGGCAAATACCCGGCTAATCGTGCGCCTCACTTAAGCACTTTGATGCTCGACGGCAAACAATCATCAGACTTTATTTATTTGCAGCCCGGCAAATCGTACGCATTGAACTATAACGTGACTGATGCAAACGGCGACACGCTTACCCCACGTTGGGAACTATTGCCCGAAAGTACCGACCTTAAAAACGGCGGCGACCGCGAGTCGAGGCCGCAGGCAATTGTAGGGTCTGTGAAAATCAGCAAACCGGGCGAGGCAACGTTAAAAGCACCAAACCAGGCAGGCGCCTACCGTATTTTCTTGTATATAAGCGACGGCAAAAATAAAGTAGCAACCGGAAATATTCCGTTTTACGTTAAATAG
- a CDS encoding TldD/PmbA family protein encodes MKRKDFLYLSGMGVGAAMLNNLPALGKPIAIEETLSSVDAGIKKRMADVALNAAKSKGASYADVRIGRYLNQSVITREKNVQNIANTESYGMGVRVLANGCWGFAATDNLTTDSIARTAELAVRIAKDNAKLLTTPVELAPQKGYGEVNWKTPILKNAFEVPIKDKVDLLLEANNAALVAGANFINNSLFMINEQKYFASTDGTYADQDIHRIWPSFTITKTDAATNKFETRNSLSAPMGMGYEYLMPDSSTVLNGIFPLFTTRYNMLEDARIATAQLSEKLKAKPLEPGKYDLILDPTNLFLTIHESVGHPTELDRVLGYEANFAGTSFLTLDKWRTGKFNFGSKLVNFVGDKTQANGLGTVGYDDEGVKCGKWDIIKDGVLVNYQTIRDQAHILGLDASQGCCYADDWSSVQFQRMPNVSLQPGKAKLSPADLIKNTEKGLYMFGRNSYSIDQQRYNFQFSSQLCYEIKDGKLGGMVSGAAYQANTQEFWNSCSAICDASDYRLGGSFFDGKGQPQQVSAVSHGCATTKFDKVNVINTSRKI; translated from the coding sequence GTGAAAAGAAAAGACTTTTTGTATCTGAGTGGTATGGGTGTTGGCGCCGCCATGCTAAACAATTTACCTGCTTTAGGCAAGCCCATCGCTATTGAAGAAACACTTAGCAGCGTTGATGCCGGCATTAAAAAACGTATGGCAGATGTGGCGCTCAACGCAGCAAAAAGTAAAGGTGCAAGCTACGCCGATGTCCGCATCGGACGGTATTTAAACCAGTCGGTTATTACCCGCGAAAAGAATGTGCAGAATATTGCCAATACAGAATCGTACGGGATGGGTGTGCGGGTGCTGGCTAATGGCTGCTGGGGTTTTGCCGCGACTGATAACCTGACGACAGACAGCATTGCACGCACGGCGGAATTAGCGGTACGCATTGCAAAAGATAACGCCAAACTGCTAACCACACCTGTTGAGCTTGCGCCGCAAAAGGGTTACGGCGAAGTGAACTGGAAAACTCCGATATTAAAAAACGCCTTCGAGGTGCCTATCAAAGACAAGGTAGACCTGCTTTTGGAAGCCAATAATGCCGCTTTGGTGGCCGGGGCTAACTTCATTAATAACTCGTTGTTTATGATCAACGAGCAAAAGTATTTTGCGTCTACCGATGGCACCTACGCTGATCAGGATATACACCGCATCTGGCCATCATTTACGATAACCAAGACCGATGCGGCAACCAACAAATTTGAAACACGCAACTCGCTGAGCGCACCGATGGGTATGGGTTATGAATATTTGATGCCCGATAGCAGCACAGTTTTAAATGGCATTTTCCCGCTCTTTACTACGCGTTACAATATGCTGGAAGATGCACGCATCGCGACAGCACAATTGAGCGAGAAGCTCAAGGCCAAACCATTGGAGCCGGGCAAATATGATCTGATACTTGACCCGACAAATCTTTTCCTTACCATACATGAATCTGTTGGCCACCCAACAGAGCTTGACCGGGTGCTTGGTTATGAGGCAAACTTTGCAGGTACCAGTTTCTTAACGCTTGATAAGTGGCGAACAGGCAAGTTTAATTTTGGCAGTAAACTGGTAAATTTTGTCGGCGATAAAACGCAGGCTAACGGATTAGGTACTGTGGGATATGATGATGAGGGTGTTAAATGTGGCAAGTGGGATATCATAAAAGATGGTGTTTTGGTTAACTACCAAACCATCCGCGACCAGGCACACATCCTTGGGCTTGATGCATCACAGGGGTGCTGCTACGCCGACGATTGGAGCTCTGTACAATTTCAGCGCATGCCGAATGTTAGCTTACAGCCCGGCAAAGCAAAGTTGAGCCCTGCAGACCTGATTAAGAATACTGAAAAAGGCTTATACATGTTCGGCCGTAACTCTTATTCAATAGATCAGCAGCGGTACAACTTCCAGTTTAGCAGCCAGCTGTGTTACGAGATAAAAGACGGTAAACTGGGCGGGATGGTTAGCGGCGCGGCATATCAGGCAAACACACAAGAGTTCTGGAACTCGTGCTCGGCGATTTGCGACGCCAGTGATTACCGTTTAGGTGGTTCTTTCTTTGATGGCAAAGGCCAGCCGCAGCAAGTAAGCGCGGTATCTCACGGCTGTGCAACAACAAAGTTTGACAAGGTGAACGTTATTAATACCAGCCGGAAGATTTAA
- a CDS encoding DUF5686 and carboxypeptidase regulatory-like domain-containing protein — protein sequence MKKYLFNLLFILTTLSAAAQKYALTGRVTDNQNKPIGFVSIYVRNSTYGSTANENGRYQFSLSPGTYDVIYRYVGYIERIERITITDHNVDNSIVMQPEVFELRQVTITSRRKGPADSIMKQVIARRKYYLNQVPEYSSAVYVKGVQRLTKAPKKLLGRNIPTLLELDSNGRGILYQSESLSEFNFKQPDKVKEVMIASKIAGQSSAFSYNKASDLQVNFYKNVLQINGLSTRGFVSPIADNAMSFYRYRLAGVSIENGRRIDKIEVIPRHEHDPVYRGFIYILENSYRLYSADLTLTRQANINLVDSLNISQQYIPVRDSVWLPVSTQYTYSGDVLGFGFKGYYASIYNNYNLNPGFKEGFFDGEVMRIDTTANIKTEAYWSKTRPVPLTLQEARDYHIKDSIGRIEHSRPYLDSVERANNKFNPLKYTIFGYAWTDRYAGRSFYLNPLYETLFYNTVEGFGINLKGFYTQFYNDRRSFTISPAVRYGFSNKKLEANVHLTYNYDPLHQGYWFGTFGSDILDLNNAGTRSNVFNTVSTLLSRSNYVKYYRSTFGLIGYQRELAKGVLLYTGLSYAQREQLYNTSGFSILGSKDKPFTTNNPLNPAGPDSYESLFPRNNAMTFKASVTFTFDQRYTTRPDGRFYEQSKYPKIRINYRKGINALGSSVDYDFASVDVFDDRIPTGLYGYTAFKLSAGNFFNKNNLYFMDYQHFFGNQGTVFNPTIGSFHYLPFYTFSTNGAYFEGHLEHNFTGSLFNKISFLRPLKLDEIIGANYLSGSAGRRNYSEFYVGIQRFIFRIDYGIAFEGSKKLNNSISIFYGLK from the coding sequence ATGAAGAAATATTTATTTAACTTACTTTTTATACTCACAACCCTTTCTGCCGCTGCTCAAAAATATGCCTTAACGGGTCGTGTTACAGATAATCAGAACAAGCCAATCGGCTTTGTGTCTATATATGTCCGCAATTCTACATATGGCAGTACTGCCAATGAGAATGGCCGTTACCAATTCAGTCTGTCGCCCGGAACTTACGATGTTATCTACCGCTATGTGGGCTATATTGAACGGATAGAGCGCATTACGATAACAGACCACAACGTTGATAACAGCATTGTAATGCAGCCCGAAGTTTTTGAGCTGAGACAAGTTACGATCACTTCGCGACGAAAAGGCCCGGCAGATTCAATTATGAAACAAGTGATCGCGCGCCGAAAATACTACTTAAACCAGGTTCCCGAATATTCCAGCGCGGTATATGTTAAAGGCGTTCAGCGCTTGACAAAGGCACCAAAAAAATTATTAGGACGAAACATCCCGACTTTGCTTGAATTGGATAGCAACGGCCGCGGCATATTGTATCAATCAGAGTCACTGTCCGAGTTTAACTTTAAGCAACCCGATAAAGTTAAAGAAGTGATGATCGCTTCCAAAATAGCCGGACAGAGTTCTGCCTTTAGTTATAACAAGGCATCAGACTTGCAGGTAAATTTCTACAAAAACGTATTACAGATCAACGGCCTCAGCACGCGCGGGTTCGTGTCGCCAATTGCTGATAACGCCATGTCTTTTTACCGTTACCGGTTGGCCGGGGTATCAATTGAAAACGGCCGAAGAATAGATAAAATAGAGGTAATTCCACGCCATGAGCATGACCCTGTCTATCGCGGCTTTATCTACATACTTGAAAATAGCTATCGCTTGTACAGCGCCGACCTGACGTTAACACGGCAGGCAAACATAAACCTGGTAGATTCACTAAACATTAGCCAGCAATATATCCCGGTGCGGGATAGCGTTTGGCTGCCCGTTTCTACACAGTATACTTATAGCGGCGATGTATTAGGCTTTGGTTTTAAAGGCTACTATGCCAGCATCTACAACAATTATAACTTAAACCCCGGCTTTAAAGAAGGTTTTTTTGATGGCGAAGTAATGCGCATCGATACTACAGCCAATATTAAAACAGAAGCTTACTGGTCTAAAACCCGCCCTGTGCCGCTTACTTTGCAAGAGGCACGTGATTATCATATTAAAGACAGCATTGGTCGTATAGAGCACTCACGGCCATACCTCGATTCTGTTGAGCGTGCAAACAACAAATTTAATCCGCTTAAGTATACCATATTCGGCTACGCATGGACAGACCGGTATGCAGGGCGCAGCTTCTATTTGAATCCCTTGTATGAAACTTTGTTCTATAATACCGTCGAAGGTTTCGGCATTAACTTAAAAGGTTTTTACACCCAGTTTTATAACGACCGCAGGTCGTTTACCATTTCGCCTGCCGTACGCTATGGTTTTTCTAACAAGAAACTGGAAGCGAACGTGCACCTTACCTACAATTATGATCCGCTGCACCAGGGGTACTGGTTTGGAACTTTTGGCAGCGATATTTTGGACCTCAATAATGCAGGAACCCGTTCGAACGTGTTTAATACTGTAAGTACGTTACTCAGCAGGAGTAACTATGTAAAATATTACCGCTCTACTTTCGGCTTGATAGGATACCAACGTGAATTAGCGAAGGGCGTATTGCTTTATACGGGATTGTCTTATGCCCAGCGCGAACAACTATATAACACGTCAGGTTTTAGTATCCTGGGATCAAAGGACAAGCCCTTTACAACCAATAACCCACTTAACCCTGCCGGGCCTGATAGTTACGAGTCGCTGTTTCCGAGAAACAATGCCATGACCTTTAAAGCATCGGTCACATTTACATTTGACCAGCGGTACACCACACGCCCCGATGGCCGCTTTTATGAGCAATCAAAATACCCCAAGATACGTATAAATTATCGTAAAGGAATAAACGCGTTGGGCTCTAGTGTCGATTACGATTTTGCCTCGGTTGATGTATTTGATGATCGCATCCCTACCGGGCTATATGGTTATACCGCTTTCAAGTTATCGGCAGGCAATTTCTTCAATAAGAACAATTTGTACTTCATGGATTATCAGCACTTTTTTGGTAACCAGGGTACAGTTTTCAATCCAACTATCGGCAGTTTCCATTACTTGCCGTTTTATACATTCAGCACCAATGGCGCTTATTTTGAGGGGCATTTAGAGCATAACTTTACCGGCTCTCTATTTAACAAGATTTCATTCTTGCGGCCATTGAAACTGGATGAAATAATCGGAGCCAATTATCTGTCGGGCTCTGCAGGTCGCCGCAATTATTCTGAGTTCTATGTTGGTATACAGCGGTTTATATTCAGGATAGATTACGGTATTGCCTTTGAAGGCAGCAAGAAGCTTAATAATAGCATCAGCATTTTTTACGGATTAAAATAA
- a CDS encoding DinB family protein, which yields MKSALIVSFYQRDLDKLIDEIKQFKNEEDLWRAAGTINNPAGNLVLHLIGGSSYHIGANIGKTDYVRDRDLEFSQKDVSQAEFITGLENLKTLVTTTLANLSDEDLEAAYPIPFDGKEVTVHFIVLQLLVHLNYHLGQINYLRRFFE from the coding sequence ATGAAATCAGCACTTATAGTTTCTTTTTACCAGCGCGATCTGGACAAACTGATCGATGAGATAAAACAGTTTAAGAATGAAGAAGATCTTTGGCGCGCAGCGGGTACTATAAATAATCCGGCTGGTAACTTGGTGCTACATTTAATAGGCGGTTCGAGTTATCACATTGGCGCTAATATTGGCAAAACAGATTACGTTCGTGACAGAGATTTGGAGTTTAGCCAAAAGGATGTCTCCCAAGCGGAATTTATAACGGGCCTCGAAAACCTGAAAACGTTGGTCACTACCACGCTTGCAAACTTAAGCGATGAAGACCTGGAAGCAGCCTATCCAATTCCGTTCGACGGTAAAGAAGTTACTGTGCACTTCATTGTGTTGCAATTGCTGGTACACCTTAATTACCATCTGGGTCAGATCAACTATCTGCGCCGTTTCTTCGAATAG
- the kbl gene encoding glycine C-acetyltransferase encodes MYDTLKPVLQQELAQIEEAGLYKKERIIISPQGADIEVQGGKKVINFCANNYLGLSANPDVIKAAKQTMDTHAYGLSSVRFICGTQDIHKKLEQKIAEFLGTEDTILYAAAFDANGGVFEPLFNEQDAIISDELNHASIIDGVRLCKAQRYRYKHDDMADLEEKLQSTTELRHRIIVTDGAFSMDGTIAQLDKICELADKYRALVMIDESHCSGFMGKTGRGTHEHHNVMGKIDIITGTLGKALGGASGGFTSGRKEIIDMLRQRSRPYLFSNTLAPAITGASIKVLDMLSETTLLRDKLESNTKYFREQMTAAGFDIKPGVHPIVPVMLYDAKVAQEFAAKMLDEGIYVIGFFYPVVPQGKARIRVQISAAHDRHHLDKAIAAFTRVGKELGVIK; translated from the coding sequence ATGTACGATACGCTGAAACCAGTATTGCAGCAAGAGCTTGCACAAATTGAAGAAGCCGGACTTTATAAGAAAGAACGCATCATTATCTCACCGCAAGGAGCGGATATAGAAGTGCAAGGCGGTAAAAAAGTGATAAACTTTTGTGCTAACAACTATCTGGGCCTTTCTGCGAACCCGGATGTTATAAAGGCTGCGAAACAAACCATGGATACGCATGCCTATGGCTTATCGTCGGTGCGTTTTATATGCGGAACGCAGGATATCCACAAGAAGCTGGAACAAAAGATTGCCGAATTCTTAGGAACCGAGGATACCATTCTTTACGCTGCCGCTTTCGACGCGAATGGCGGCGTATTTGAACCGTTGTTTAACGAGCAGGACGCCATTATTTCTGACGAACTGAATCACGCATCCATCATTGATGGTGTACGCCTTTGCAAGGCGCAGCGCTATCGCTACAAACATGATGACATGGCCGACTTGGAGGAAAAACTTCAGTCTACTACTGAGTTGCGCCACCGTATTATCGTAACAGACGGCGCATTTTCTATGGACGGAACAATCGCGCAACTAGATAAGATCTGCGAACTGGCAGATAAGTACCGGGCTTTGGTAATGATAGATGAAAGCCATTGCTCTGGTTTTATGGGCAAAACCGGTCGTGGTACGCATGAGCACCATAATGTGATGGGCAAAATAGATATCATTACCGGGACCCTTGGTAAAGCGTTAGGTGGTGCATCGGGCGGATTTACATCAGGCCGTAAAGAAATTATCGATATGCTGCGTCAGCGCTCACGTCCATATCTGTTTTCAAATACACTTGCCCCTGCAATTACAGGTGCATCTATAAAGGTGCTGGATATGCTGAGCGAAACAACCCTATTGCGAGATAAACTGGAGAGCAACACCAAATACTTCCGCGAGCAGATGACAGCTGCTGGGTTTGATATTAAACCGGGTGTACATCCAATAGTTCCGGTTATGTTGTATGATGCTAAAGTTGCCCAGGAGTTTGCTGCCAAAATGCTTGATGAAGGCATTTACGTAATTGGTTTCTTTTACCCGGTAGTCCCTCAAGGCAAAGCGCGTATACGTGTACAAATTTCTGCCGCCCATGACCGCCATCACTTGGACAAAGCCATAGCCGCGTTTACCAGGGTGGGCAAGGAACTGGGGGTGATAAAGTAA